DNA from Cyanobium sp. ATX 6F1:
GCGGCCTCTTCCCTGCCAGGAGCTGGGTAGAGCACCCCGGCCAGAGGCTGGGGCAGCAGCGGGTCAATCAGGCGGGTGCAGGCCTCGAACGCCTCCTGGAACACAGGGTGGTGACGCAGCAGCCCTTCAGCCATGCCCAGGGTCTGGGATCCCTGGCCGGTGAACAGGAAGGCGAGCTTGCCGGGGCGCCGTGAGGCCTGGCCCCAGATGACCCCAAGGGGCTCCTCGCCCGCGGCGAAGCCATCGAGCTGCTGCTGCAAATCGGCGTGACTCGCGGCCAGGCAGACCAGTCGGCGTGCCAGCTGACTGCGCCTCTGGTTGGCCGTGGCGCAGAGATCCACCAGGGACAGACCAGGCTGCTCACGCACCAAGCCGGCCAGGTCGCTCGCTTTCTGCCGTAAGGCCGCATCGGAGTGGGCCGAGAGGCAGAGCAGTTGAAGCGGCAGTGGATTCGGTGCCTGGGGCTGCGCACTCAACCCAGCCGCTGGTTCGGGCGGCTCTCCCAGCACGACATGGGCATTGGTGCCGCCAAAACCGAAGGAACTGACCCCCACCACGACCGCTCGATCCGCTTGCGGGAACGGCTCCAGGGAGGTCTGGACCCTGAGCTTCAGCCCGCTGAAATCAATGCCGGGATTGGGGTTGCGAAAATGGAGGCTGGCGGGAAGCTGGCGGTGATGAACGCAGAGGGCGGCCTTGATCAGGCCGGTGACCCCGGCCGCAGTTTCGCCATGGCCGAGGTTGCTCTTCACCGAGCCCACCCGGCAGGGCTGGTCATGGGGCCGGCCTTCCCCGAGCACGGTGCCGAGGGCCTGCAGCTCCACAGGGTCCCCCTGGCGCGTTCCCGTGCCATGGGCTTCGACGTACTGGGTGGCGGCCGGATCGATGCCGGCGCGCTGGAAGGCCTGGCGGACACAGGCCACCTGGGACTGCAGATTGGGCGCCACCATGCCGTTGCTGCGGCCATCGGAATTGATCGCCGTGCCGTGAATCAGCGCATAGATCGCATCACCATTGGCCAGGGCAGCCGAAAGAGGCTTGAGCAGCACCGCTCCAGCCCCTTCGGAACGCACGTAGCCATCGGCGCTGGCATCAAAACTCTTGCAGCGGCCATCGGAGGAAAGCAGCCCGGCCTTGCAGAACCCCATCTGGCTGCCAGGGCTGATCAGGGCCTGGACGCCACCCGCCAGGGCCGCAGCCGACTCGCCCCTCCACAGGCTCTCGCAGGCCAGATACACGGCCACCAGCGACGAGGAACAGGCCGTGTCCACGGCGAAGCTTGGACCCTTGAAGTCGAAGAAATAAGAGAGCCGATTCGCTGCGATCGAGCCGGAGTTCCCCGGCAGCACAAAGGGCTCGTTATCGGGAACGGCATAGTTCTCGGTGGAACTCCAGAGCAGATTTCTGTAATCCGCCGCGGAGATTCCGATGAACACTCCCACCGCCTTGCCGCGCAAAGCCTCCACCGGCTGACCCCCATCTTCGAGAGCACGCCAGGCCACCTCGAGCAGCAGCCGTTGCTGGGGATCCATGCAGATGGCCTCCCGGGGTGAGATGCCGAAGAAGGCCGCATCGAACTGGTCGATTCCCTCGATGAAGCCCCCATGCCGCACGTGCTGATGCAGGGGCCGCTGTGGATCGGGATCGAAATGGAGCGCCAGATCCCAACGATCCGGCGGCACCTCGCGGATCGCATCGCGGCCCTGGATCAGCAATTGCCAGAAATCGGCAGGAGAGTCGACTCCGCCCGGCAGGCGGCAGCCGATCCCAACGATCGCGATCGGCTCTGGGGGGCAGGCGGCTCGGGGCTCGGGGCGGCTCAAGTTTTTATCCAGGTCGGCCGGACAACGCCCGCAGGAAGAGGCCGGAATAGCGCTCGATCAGCTCCTCGCGGCTCGGGCAGACCACGCCGAGCGAGCGCAGCACGGCCTCGGTTTGATCGCAACTGGGCCTGGATCGCAAGCCGGGCGTCATCAACTGGGAATAGGTGAGTTGTTCACTCCCCCAGCGCTGCGAGAAGAAGGGGAGGAGGGGGTAAAGCGGATTGCTGGGTTGTTGCGACAACGCCTCAAGCCAGTCCTGAAGCGGAACGGGCTGGGGGCTCTGATCACGGAATCCCGCCAGCAGGTCGCTCCAGAGCACGGGCCTGGGGTGGTTCAGGTGGAAGACCCGACCGGCATGCTCGGACTTCCAGGCCAGGACGCCGACGGCGGCACTCACATAGTCGACCGGCACCAGATCCAGCTCCGCCATCACGTCGAGGGTCTGGCCCAGCTCCAGGCAACCCCGCACCAGGCGGTGGATGTAATCGTCGGCGTTCCAGGCTCCCGTCAAGGAGTGACCGCCGATCAGGGGCGGACGATAGACCGTGACCGGCAGACCCCGGGCGGCGGCGGCCAACACCAGGCGCTCACTGACCCACTTGGTCTGGGAGTAGCCGAGCACGATCCCCCGCCATTCGCTGAGGTCATCGGATTCAAGGAACTCCCGATCGCGGTAGGCGGCTGCCTCGGCCACCGCCGTGCTGGAGATGAACTGCACCGGCAGGGGGTGTAGGCCAGCCACCGCCAGGCGCAGGACCTCCAGAGTTCCCCCCACATTGGCGGCCCGGAGTTGGCTGTAGGGGAGGGTGTAGCTGAGCTGGGCTCCGTTGTGGAGGATGCCGTCCAGTCGTTCGGCCAGGGCCTTGAAGCTGGCGGCCTCCAGGCCGAAGCGGGGCTTGGCAAGGTCACCCGCCACCCCGACGATCCGCTCGCCGTAGGCCTCCTTCCAGAGGCCGTAACTACGCAGGTTGGCCTGCACCCGCTCCCAGGCCCCCTGGTCGGAATCGGCGCGAGCCAGGCAATGGAGACGGAGTTCGGGCCAGCGCTCCAGCTGGTCGGCCAGCAGATGGGCGCCCAGAAAGCCGGTGGCCCCGGTCACCAGCACCGCCCGGCCGGGGCCATCCTGCCGTGGGGCGTCTTGTAGTGGGCCGTCCGGGTCAGGCCCAGGGGTGTTGAAGGGCCAGTGCCAGTCAGCCGGCAAAACAGCTTCTACGGCCAGGTCGGTCTCCGCACCGACAGCCGTCACGGATGGGCTGGCCCCTTCGATCAGCAGGAGCAGGTGGCTGGCCAGGCTCCCCAGAGAGGGATCCCCCGCCATCGCTCCGAGTCCCAGGCTCACCCCCAGGCCGGCCTGGACCGCCGTGGCCAACTCCACAGCCATCATCGAATCCATGCCGAGCACCTGGAGGTCGGTGCCGGCCTGAAGATCGGCCCGGTCATAGCCGCCCAGCTCGGCGAGCACATCGGCCAGGCAGCTCAGCATGGCGGCTTCGGCCTTGACCCCACCATCGATCCCCTCCAGCTCCCTGATCACGGTGAGCTCCTGGGTCAATGCCTTGAACCGGGGCACAAAGCGATCATGGTCCTGCTCTTCCAGTTCCACGACCACCGCCCTGGCCTCGCTGCTGCCCATCCAGCGCTCCAGGCTGGCGAGGGCCTGCTCAGGCTTGATCTTGCGCAGGAAATCGGCCGTCCCCGCGGCCATCCCCTCCCCCGCCCAGGGGCCCCAGTTGATGCTCATCGCCGGCCAGCCCTGGGCCCGCCGCTGGGCCATCAGACCATCGAGGGCTCCATTGGCGGCTCCGTAGGCGACCTGCCCCGGCGATCCCAGCAGTCCGGCCACGGAGGAGTAGCAGAGGAAAAAATCAAGAGGCAGGTCACGACTCAAGCGGTCGAGGTGCTGGGCACCCAACACCTTGGCGGCGGCAACGGCAGCGCATCGCTCAGGTGTCTGGTTGATCAGGAGGCCGTCATCCAGGACCCCGGCGGCATGAATGATGCCCTGCAGCGGCAGGCCACTGGCCGCCATACGGGCGAAGACGGCTTCGAGGCCAGCGCCATCGGCCACGTCCACGCTCTCCACCGTCACGGTGGCGCCGAGGGCTTCGAGTTCGGCGATCACGGCCAACTGGGCCGGATTGGCCGGCCGCCGGGCCAGCAGCACAAGCTGGCGGCTTCCGGCCCCAACGAGCCAGCGGGCCGTGGCCAGACCCAAGGCCCCCAGCCCCCCGCTGATCAGCACGGTGGCGGCGGCCCGCAGCGCCGGGCCAGGGGCCACAAACAACTCGGGAGGCGCCGGATCCAGGGACACCCGTTCGACCTCACCAGACTGAAGCCGTCGTTCTTCGAGCGTGGCCAAGGTGGGCGCCCGAGAGAGCAGGTCAGGCAGATCGGCGCCGGCGGGATCGCACCACAACAGGGCGCCGCCCTGGGGTCCGGCTTCCCGGATCCAGCAGCGGGCGAGGGCCGCCAAGGCCTCACCGCCTGGCTGGTCTTGGCCACTCAGGGCCCAGTGCACGGCCTCGAGGCGACCGCTGCGCTCTAGCAGGCCCTGGAGCAGGGGCAGCCAGCCCTGCCAGAAGGGCTGCCCGGCCAGGGCTTCGGCCGCCGGCGGCCTGAGAGCCGTCAGCAGCACGACCGAAGGCCGGCCGCTGGCGGCCTCCGGGTTCGCCAGCGGTCCACCCAGCCAGGCATCGAGGTCATCGAGGTCGGCACACCAACGGGCCCCGGCCCCGATCCGTTCCGCAAGCTTCGAGCCGATGGCGGCCGTTCCACCGAGCAAGGCCAGGGGAGCGGAGCTTGGATTCGAGGCTGGTTTGAGCGTCTCCAGCGCTCTCCAGCAACGCCAATGGTCGAGGTGAAAAGCCTGTTTGGCGTGGATCCGATCGTGCTCCTCGATCCAGAAAGCGCCGCGTTCGAACGGAACGGTGGGGAGCACCTGACGGGGCCAGAGCTTCGAGGGCGAGAGCGGACGCCAATCGATCGGGCAGCCGGCCAGCCAGAGTTCAACAGCCCGGGTGATCCCCGGAGCCTCGAGTGGAAGACGCAGGCTGTACCCGTGGGCTGTGAGTTCCTCGCTGGCAGCGGAAGCTTCCACCAGGCGTGGCCGCGAAGGGAACGCCGCAATCGTCTTGGCCAGGTCCACCGAATCGGTTCCGTAGACCACCGCGCCAGGTTCCACGCCGAGGCGCGCCCAGTCCCCTACCCAGTCACTGGCCTCTGGCGACGACGGGCCGAAAAGGTCCCAGGCCAGGCGAGGAGGGGAGGCAGGAGCTTCCCCCCAGCGCAGCGCTGAAGCTTCTTCTACTTCCAGCCAATCGCCGAGGGCGGCAGCGGCGGCGATTGGTGTCGCCGCCCGCAAGGCCAGGCGCCAGCGAAGGCTGCGGCGGCCCTCGCGACTGGTGGCACACACGGCCTGCCAGTTCGCCTGGGGCACAGCGGGCAGACAGCGCACGAAACGCTCCACCAGCTTGTGAAGACTCGACTCCGTCGAGGCAGAGAGCAGCAACCAGTCGTCAGCCGAGGGGGAATCGGCTGGGGCAAGGATCGACTCCGTCGGGGCCTGCTCGACGATCACATGGGCGTTGGTGCCGCTCCAGCCGAACGAACTCACCGCCACCCGGCGCAGGCCGCCCTGACGGGGCCAGGGCTCCAGGACCTCCGGCAGCCGAAGCGCCCACTGGTCCCAGTCCATCAGGGGTGTCGGTCGGCGCAGGTGCAGGTGAGGCGGCACCAGCCCCTTCTGGACCATCAGGATCCCCTTGATCAGCCCGGCGATTCCGGAAGCCCCCTCCAGGTGGCCGATGTTCGTTTTCACCGAGCCCAGCAGCAGCGGAGCATCGCGATCCGGACTGGCATAGATCGGAGCCAGGGCCTTCAGCTCGATCGGATCGCCCAGGGCGGTGCCGGTGCCGTGGGCCTCCAGCACGTCGATCTGATCCCCCTCCAATTGAGCCAGGGCGAGGGTCTGGCGCATCAGGGCGGCCTGTGCCTCGCCGCTGGGAACGGTGAGCCCTGCCGTGGCACCGTCCTGGTTCACGCCGCTACCGCGCAACACCGCCCAGATCGGATCGCCGGCCGCCATCGCATCGGCCAGCCGCTTCAGCACCACCACGCCACAGCCCTCACTGCGCACGTAGCCATCGGCGGCGGCATCGAAGGATTTGCAACGGCCATCGGCCGCCATCATTCCGCTCTTGGCCAGGCAGAGGCTGTTCACCGGCGAGAGGATCAGGCTGACGCCGCCGGCAAGGGCCAGGTCGGAGCCGCGATCCCGCAGGGAGCGACAGGCCAGGTCCACCGTCACAAGGGAGGAGGAGCAGGCGGTGTCGACCGCCAGGGAGGGTCCGGTGAGGCCAAGCAGATAGGAGAGCCGGCCTGGCGCCATGCTCAGGCTGGAGCCGGAGGCGAAATAGAGGTCGAATCGCTCGTCACCGACCTCGCTGCGCAGTTGGCGCCAGGCGTAATCGTTGGTGCAGATGCCCATGAACACCCCCGTGGCCGTGCCCTTCAACCGATCGGTGGCGATGGCCGCCGATTCCAGGGCCTCCTGGGCCACCTCGAGGATCAACCGCTGCTGGGGATCCATCGCCTGGGCCTCCCGGGGGGAGACGCCGAAACTGGCGGGATCGAACTGGTCGACATCCGCCAGGAAGCCCCCTCGGCGGAAATGCATCTTTCCTGGCCGGCCAGGGTTGGCATCGAAAAAGTCTTCGATCGGCCAACGGCTGGGGGGCACCTCACTGAGCCCGTCACACCCCTCGCAGAGAAAAGACCAAAAGGCTTCAGGGCTGTCGAGGTTCGGCTTGCCTTCACCACCGGGGAAACGGCAACCCACACCCACGACGGCGATGGGTTCAGCCTGGAGCAATTGACGCTGGTCGTGGGCCTTTTGGGCCAGCAAGGCCAACTGGAGCGCGGAAAGACCCTTAACCATCGAGCCAGTATTTCACGACACTCTCAACATCGACCTCGAAAAGGGTCCCCCAGTCAGCCCCCCACAACGAAAGCCTGATCTTCGCTGCGACGGTAGGGGCCCCCATGGCCGCAGGTCCTGGACAATCCAGGGCAGTGAGCACCAGGCTGGGGTGGCGCTCAGCCCACTCCTGGAGGGCATTCTGGAGCTCCTTCCTGCATTCGCACGGGGCCCTGCCACCCGTTGAGATCACCGGGGAAGCCGCTGCTCCAGCAGAGGCAGGCCTGGAGAAGGGAGCGGTGCCAGGTCTTCTGGCTGGAAGCGCCGTTGAAGCAAGGGCCCCCAGCAACGCCATGGGCCGGGGAAGAAACAGTTGCTTCTAACAATGGGGCCACGGGCTCGGTGATGGCCAAGAAGTTGTCGGCCGTTCTGATCACACTTGAGGATGAAGCCGAAGCCCCATCCTTTTCCGCGCCGTAGAGAATTCAGCGCCGAAGGGGACCGACGACCAGCTTGACCAGATCGACATGGCCGCGGCCGATCTGAACAGCACCGGTCTTTGTTCATTCCCCGCCGCCTGATCAGCCAACCATGCCCGCCCCGTCAGGAATCCAAACACGCCTCAGAAAAGTGTTGCCGCTTGACGTCCCTGTCGCTTGATGTGTTCCGACTGCCAGACAAGTACCACGAGCAGCAACCAACCGACAGCCCAAAGTCCGATCGCCATCGGTCTCCCGGCGGAGGATCCCATCGTTTCCCGGATCCAGCCCGGCCAGAACGTCCAGGTCATCGCCGGCTGGAGAAAGCGATCGACGAGCAGGGCGCTGCTGGAAAACGCCACGAGCCGCGCTCCCCACTCCATCGCATAGCGCGCCGCGAACAGGCGGGGCTGCTGTTCAACGGGGATCACCGCTTGCCAGAGGCACTGCAGAGCGGCTCCGCTGATCGGAACGCCCACGGAAAAAAGGGCAAGTCCAAAAAACCAGACCACGGACATCCGCTCAAACACCACAAGACCAGCGCCGATCAAGATCACGCTTTGAAAGGCCAGGGCTGAAAGAAGCGCCGCAGCCCAGTGCCGACGCTGCACCATCCGCCAAGCAACGACACCCATCACAAACCCGGCCGCCCCGACCAGAAGGGCGACCCCGAGGCGGGTGACGCCGCTGGCCGTGAGCACCCAGGCGGGGAAAAGGATTTCACAAGCAGCCATCGCAAAGGACACGGTGGTGCTCAGCAGTAGCAATGGTCTGGTCAGGGCGCCCATCCAGAGCTCGGCCACACCGGCCCGCAGACCAGGCATCCAGGTCTGGCGCGGCTGAAGGGGGACGAGAGCGGCCCTCGGCCAGCGGACCAGGCCCACGCAGACCAGCGCCACCAGACAGGTGCCACCGTCGAGGGCCAGAGCCCCCGCCAGCCCGCCGATCCCCACCAACACAGCTCCCAGCAGGGGGGCCGTTGCCATCACCAGTCCATCACCGCTGGCGAACAGGCCGTTGGCCCTGCCCAGCTGCTCGATCGGAACCATCTGCGGGATGAGGCTCGCGAAACAAAGCACCAGCGTCGCTTCCGCGACAGCCGCGACAGACAGGAGAGCCAGGATCAGGCTGAGGGGAGCCGTCTCGCGGTAAAGAGCAAGCGCCAGCAGCAAGGTGACGGTTCCACCTAGGCCATTGGCGAGGACCATGACGCGGCGCCGGGGCCAACCGGCCAGCCTTCGACCCAGCAAGGGCAACGCCAGCAGCTTGGCTAGCAGGATCACGATCGCCACCGTCGTGAAACTGGCCAGCTGGCCATCTCGCTGGAACAACCAAAGGCCGAGCGCATACAGGCTCGTCTGGGTTCCGAAGTTGGACACCAGCTGACCTGCCCACAGAACAGTGAAGGCTCTCGGCAAGCGAATGCCTTGCAAGGGGGGCTGGATCCTAGGAGCGTGTCCCTCTCGGACAGGCCAGCATCCTGTTAAGTCCGATGGCGGCAAGCCACTGATCGATGGCCCCCTTGGGTGAGCCAAGGCGCGGCTGAGCCGATGGAGCGAGCGTGAGGGGCCTGCCGAGCAGTTTCATCGCTGAACCTGAGTCTGTACCTGCACGCTTCAAGCGTCGGAGTTCTCCTGCCCGTTCAACTGAGCCAGAGCATCCCAATAGGCCTCTCTGAACCAGGCAATGCGCTGCTCCTCAAGCCCGAGCAAAGGCTCCTCGATCATTGAGCCTGCAGTCATCTGCATCGCCTCGCAGATCACGTGATCCTCATTGGTAATGCGCCTTAAATAAATCCCAACAAAAAACGGCAGCCAGAGGTCTGTCCATCTCCGGAACAGAAGGTGAAACCAAGAAGCTTTAGGGCCCTGAAATGGCACCTGGTAGTACCAGCTACGGACGACGGTGGAATCGAAAGCCACGGGGATGTACTGTGTAATTGATACATACCATGTGTAAAGAACACGATAGTGATTAACCAAAAAGTTTGGGAAAATATTTAGGACCCTATAGGCATCAGGCCGATAGTCTTCGTCTTTGCAATTATTGGCCATGACCGACAAGTCGTTAGGCTTTCCATTGTGGAAAAATCCACTATGCGGTTCGAATCTTGGATAATAGGCTTCTTTGGGATCAAGGTATCCATCCTTCCCGAAACTAGTAGGATGGACGGCTACTGCGTGGTACTCCTCAAGCGTGATTTCATAAAGAAGTTTCCAATTCGCTTTAACGACGCTGGAGGCGAAAGCCGGCCGAATGCCAGGTCGACAGAACGTCTGCAGAATTGGCCAGGCTTCGCCGAGATACTCCTCAAGACTTTTATTGTGGTTGGAGAGTGGGGAATCTGCTTTGGTGTCAGGCTCGGATCTCGTCAAATTCTGGAGAGGAAACCTACCGAAGATCAGCACACCGCAGGTGGCGATCTCAACCTCCCTAAGCCTTGCGCCCAGCTGCTTCGGGGAAACACCAAATAGCTTCTTGCACTGGGGAATGCCCACCGCTTCCCCTTCTTGGTTGTAGATCCAGTGGTGGAACGCACAACGGACCAGACCAGACCCCTTCGCTGCCGTGCGAATCGGGTAAAAGCGATGACGGCAAACATTCTCGAAGCCCTTGATCGATGCCCCAAACCGCTGAACAAACACCGATGCTCCGCCCAAGGTGCAGCGAATCCAATCGTTGTCGTTGGGGATGTCCGTACTGAGGCCCAGCAACGTCCAGCTCTGGCCCAGGGCGGCTTGTTCGCTTACATAGGCCTCAGGGTCCCTGATTGAGCGGGCCCAATCAGATCGATGCTTCCAACTCATTCGAGAAGTTATGCCTGCCATTCAAACTGAAGCCACCACAATCAATAGTATGACAAAATTAGCTGTCTTGAATACGTCCGGGTCAATTCGCCACTGGATCTTGTGGATTGACCACGAGCTAAAGATTGGAATGGTTTCGTAATGCCTGCAACCGTGGTCCTTCACCCCAAGGCCTGGTGGCCGGAGAGACCATGGGGTGAGCTCGATCCATCGCCAGCTGCAGCTCCGACTCTCTGGCTAATCGATCGTCGTCAGGACGGTTTGGCAGAACTTCGACCGGAGCTCCTGCGTCTCTTGGCCCCGGAGGAAAAAGCCAGATTCGAGAGGTTGCGGCGGCCCGATGATCGCGACAGGTTCCTGCTCGGCCGTGCTGCCCTGCGGCTTCTGCTGGGCGCCCTGTGTGGCGTGGAGCCCGCCGGGCTGGAGCTGTTGGTCGGCCCCCATGGCAAGCCCCGGCTAGCGGCTGTCACCGCCTCACAAATGCCCCTCAGACCGCCAGAATTCAATGTCGCCCACTCTGGCGATCTCGTGCTGCTGGGTGTCCACGCCACCCGGCCGGTTGGGGTTGATGTGGAGTGGCACCGCCCAAGCCTGCCATGGCAGCAGATCGCCAGCCGCTGCCTGGCGTCGGCAGTCTGCCAGCAGATAGAGGCGTTACCTCCGCCTGCAAGGCTGCCGGCCTTTCTGCGTCACTGGTGTCGGCTCGAGGCTGAGCTGAAGGCGCGGGGAACTGGCTTCGCGACCTCGCCAGAACAAAAAAAGGCCTCCCTGTCAGAGGTCGTCCTTCATGATCTTCGGCTTCCGGAGGGCTACAGCGGCGCCGCTGCCTTGGTGTGAGATCTCACTTCTCTAGTGTTGGTCAAGCTGAGCCAAGGTGGGACGCATAGCCTCGAAGGCTTGACGGTTGACCCTGAGGCTTTTCACAATGGATGCACCTGATGCCATCAAACCCAGTTCTCGGTTGATGGGCCAGAGATAGGACATCGGTTTGAAGGCCTGGCGCATTGTTGTGTGCAGCTTTTGATGGTATTTGAGATTCACATGATGTCCTTCGTGCTCCTGACACAAAGACTGCTCAAGCCAGTACAGAGCCTCCTGATGGGGAAGACCATACAGAGAAGACCTTAGGATCTGGTAGAGGGGGAGAATGAATGTGCTGTCACTTCTGAAGATTCCAGGCAGCACAGCAGATAGCCCACCCAACATCATCTGCTGGCCTCGATAGAAAATCAGATTGGCCATAAGATGCTCGTAGGCCGTGGGCCTTGGGAACTCCTTGTACAAGTCCTGAGAGATTAGCTGTGATGTCGTTGTATGAAATGACTCGTCAAGCATGTGGTAATAGGAGATAGCCGTTGGTGCCGGAATGAAGTCACCCGCACGCTCCAGGCTTCGGTGAAACTGAAAATAAGAATGCTCATAGTTCTTTAGAAGAATATTAGCCAGATAGCGAATCGCATAGAAAAAGCAGGCCGAGAAAGGAGAGGCCCCAAAGCTGATGGTCATGATTCGCGACAGCGAAGCAGGAACAACCTGGCCAAGTAAACCAGCCCGCTGTACCGGTATGGGCTTACCGCTTCTCTGCTGAGAACGGAGAAAATCCGAATAGGAGCAAGACCCTCCTCCGCTTGAAAGCTTAAGGATCATCAGGCGGCAAGCTTCGTCTTGAAGCTTTGTCCAGTTCAGCGCTGGAATCTTCAAGCTGAGAAGAGAGGGTGGCGCGCTGGAATTCTTTGTGTTTCTGCGCGAAGTCGCGCTTAAGCTGCTTAGACGAGGACGGACAATCCGCTCAGAGCCAAACAAGGCCTTTCTGGTTGCATAACCAATGGCATGAAATGCATGAATATGCTGATGCTCTTGCTCTGTTTCGAGAGATAGCTCACTGCAGAGTGCTCCAAATCCTCCAACCGCAGAGAAAACGCCCTCTGTTACGTTATTATAGAGAACTGCATTGGCTTCCGTCGCGGCAGTCTGGTTGTATTGCGTGACCCAATAGAGATGATTCAACGCCAGCTTCTGCTCAGGCGTAGATTGTCTATACAGGTTAGTGCCAAAAAACAAGGAAAGCTCCTGCGGCCCCCAATAATGAGAGCGATTGGCTTCATAACAATAGCCACCCTCAATAGACTCGATCTTTTCCGTGTAGCGAGATTCGCAATTATTTCTATAAGTTGTTTCAGCCAAGATCTCATGTCGCTGCAGGGGGGAAGCTGCTCCCTGCTCTGACTGGATTTGGGTCGTATCGACGGGAGCTGGCATAGCA
Protein-coding regions in this window:
- a CDS encoding thioester reductase domain-containing protein — translated: MVKGLSALQLALLAQKAHDQRQLLQAEPIAVVGVGCRFPGGEGKPNLDSPEAFWSFLCEGCDGLSEVPPSRWPIEDFFDANPGRPGKMHFRRGGFLADVDQFDPASFGVSPREAQAMDPQQRLILEVAQEALESAAIATDRLKGTATGVFMGICTNDYAWRQLRSEVGDERFDLYFASGSSLSMAPGRLSYLLGLTGPSLAVDTACSSSLVTVDLACRSLRDRGSDLALAGGVSLILSPVNSLCLAKSGMMAADGRCKSFDAAADGYVRSEGCGVVVLKRLADAMAAGDPIWAVLRGSGVNQDGATAGLTVPSGEAQAALMRQTLALAQLEGDQIDVLEAHGTGTALGDPIELKALAPIYASPDRDAPLLLGSVKTNIGHLEGASGIAGLIKGILMVQKGLVPPHLHLRRPTPLMDWDQWALRLPEVLEPWPRQGGLRRVAVSSFGWSGTNAHVIVEQAPTESILAPADSPSADDWLLLSASTESSLHKLVERFVRCLPAVPQANWQAVCATSREGRRSLRWRLALRAATPIAAAAALGDWLEVEEASALRWGEAPASPPRLAWDLFGPSSPEASDWVGDWARLGVEPGAVVYGTDSVDLAKTIAAFPSRPRLVEASAASEELTAHGYSLRLPLEAPGITRAVELWLAGCPIDWRPLSPSKLWPRQVLPTVPFERGAFWIEEHDRIHAKQAFHLDHWRCWRALETLKPASNPSSAPLALLGGTAAIGSKLAERIGAGARWCADLDDLDAWLGGPLANPEAASGRPSVVLLTALRPPAAEALAGQPFWQGWLPLLQGLLERSGRLEAVHWALSGQDQPGGEALAALARCWIREAGPQGGALLWCDPAGADLPDLLSRAPTLATLEERRLQSGEVERVSLDPAPPELFVAPGPALRAAATVLISGGLGALGLATARWLVGAGSRQLVLLARRPANPAQLAVIAELEALGATVTVESVDVADGAGLEAVFARMAASGLPLQGIIHAAGVLDDGLLINQTPERCAAVAAAKVLGAQHLDRLSRDLPLDFFLCYSSVAGLLGSPGQVAYGAANGALDGLMAQRRAQGWPAMSINWGPWAGEGMAAGTADFLRKIKPEQALASLERWMGSSEARAVVVELEEQDHDRFVPRFKALTQELTVIRELEGIDGGVKAEAAMLSCLADVLAELGGYDRADLQAGTDLQVLGMDSMMAVELATAVQAGLGVSLGLGAMAGDPSLGSLASHLLLLIEGASPSVTAVGAETDLAVEAVLPADWHWPFNTPGPDPDGPLQDAPRQDGPGRAVLVTGATGFLGAHLLADQLERWPELRLHCLARADSDQGAWERVQANLRSYGLWKEAYGERIVGVAGDLAKPRFGLEAASFKALAERLDGILHNGAQLSYTLPYSQLRAANVGGTLEVLRLAVAGLHPLPVQFISSTAVAEAAAYRDREFLESDDLSEWRGIVLGYSQTKWVSERLVLAAAARGLPVTVYRPPLIGGHSLTGAWNADDYIHRLVRGCLELGQTLDVMAELDLVPVDYVSAAVGVLAWKSEHAGRVFHLNHPRPVLWSDLLAGFRDQSPQPVPLQDWLEALSQQPSNPLYPLLPFFSQRWGSEQLTYSQLMTPGLRSRPSCDQTEAVLRSLGVVCPSREELIERYSGLFLRALSGRPG
- a CDS encoding MFS transporter — its product is MPRAFTVLWAGQLVSNFGTQTSLYALGLWLFQRDGQLASFTTVAIVILLAKLLALPLLGRRLAGWPRRRVMVLANGLGGTVTLLLALALYRETAPLSLILALLSVAAVAEATLVLCFASLIPQMVPIEQLGRANGLFASGDGLVMATAPLLGAVLVGIGGLAGALALDGGTCLVALVCVGLVRWPRAALVPLQPRQTWMPGLRAGVAELWMGALTRPLLLLSTTVSFAMAACEILFPAWVLTASGVTRLGVALLVGAAGFVMGVVAWRMVQRRHWAAALLSALAFQSVILIGAGLVVFERMSVVWFFGLALFSVGVPISGAALQCLWQAVIPVEQQPRLFAARYAMEWGARLVAFSSSALLVDRFLQPAMTWTFWPGWIRETMGSSAGRPMAIGLWAVGWLLLVVLVWQSEHIKRQGRQAATLF
- a CDS encoding aromatic ring-hydroxylating oxygenase subunit alpha, coding for MSWKHRSDWARSIRDPEAYVSEQAALGQSWTLLGLSTDIPNDNDWIRCTLGGASVFVQRFGASIKGFENVCRHRFYPIRTAAKGSGLVRCAFHHWIYNQEGEAVGIPQCKKLFGVSPKQLGARLREVEIATCGVLIFGRFPLQNLTRSEPDTKADSPLSNHNKSLEEYLGEAWPILQTFCRPGIRPAFASSVVKANWKLLYEITLEEYHAVAVHPTSFGKDGYLDPKEAYYPRFEPHSGFFHNGKPNDLSVMANNCKDEDYRPDAYRVLNIFPNFLVNHYRVLYTWYVSITQYIPVAFDSTVVRSWYYQVPFQGPKASWFHLLFRRWTDLWLPFFVGIYLRRITNEDHVICEAMQMTAGSMIEEPLLGLEEQRIAWFREAYWDALAQLNGQENSDA
- a CDS encoding 4'-phosphopantetheinyl transferase family protein is translated as MAPEEKARFERLRRPDDRDRFLLGRAALRLLLGALCGVEPAGLELLVGPHGKPRLAAVTASQMPLRPPEFNVAHSGDLVLLGVHATRPVGVDVEWHRPSLPWQQIASRCLASAVCQQIEALPPPARLPAFLRHWCRLEAELKARGTGFATSPEQKKASLSEVVLHDLRLPEGYSGAAALV